One part of the Treponema sp. OMZ 787 genome encodes these proteins:
- a CDS encoding helix-turn-helix transcriptional regulator, with translation MRSLEEHWNDLERLGFTRAEDRGTIRYEVPPKLGKGAVTILGDFDRALVSIADLEFFESITLLENVNEKTVSIGQFYEGELDIYEKDSSELLPCEHGLNAFVNNAYFSGFKRFSAGVRLVNVGFVFRQLFFDEMEDKIGCKLPEDFWETSAKILNPGVLYVPQITEICNQVKDCRLEGIALNMFIRAKCLEVFSILFDYVYANKKSSAIYLSDSDIKVLDEVRRVLALEIISPPSIKELSKRFGINQQKLMLGFKERYNMTVYSYVKRLKMEKALQLLQDKNLLIGDIARLSGYKGEGHFQQVFREVYGLTPHKMRKELFK, from the coding sequence ATGCGCAGTTTGGAAGAACATTGGAATGATTTGGAAAGGTTAGGCTTTACCCGTGCGGAGGATAGGGGAACTATAAGATATGAGGTGCCGCCTAAGTTGGGGAAGGGGGCGGTTACAATCTTAGGAGATTTTGATCGAGCCTTGGTATCGATTGCAGATTTGGAATTTTTTGAATCCATAACCTTATTAGAGAATGTAAACGAAAAAACCGTTTCTATCGGTCAGTTTTATGAAGGTGAGCTGGACATATATGAAAAAGACAGCTCCGAACTGTTGCCCTGCGAACACGGTCTTAATGCCTTTGTGAATAATGCTTATTTTTCGGGCTTTAAGCGTTTTAGTGCAGGTGTCCGTTTGGTAAATGTCGGCTTTGTTTTTAGGCAGTTATTTTTTGATGAGATGGAAGATAAAATCGGCTGCAAGCTGCCTGAAGATTTTTGGGAAACTTCCGCAAAGATTTTAAACCCCGGAGTGCTTTATGTTCCTCAAATTACCGAGATTTGTAATCAGGTAAAAGATTGCCGATTAGAAGGCATTGCTCTTAATATGTTTATTCGGGCAAAATGTCTTGAAGTCTTTTCAATTTTATTTGATTATGTTTATGCGAATAAAAAAAGTTCTGCCATTTATCTTTCCGATTCAGATATTAAGGTCCTAGACGAAGTTCGACGCGTTTTGGCTCTTGAAATAATTTCTCCGCCTTCGATAAAAGAGTTATCAAAACGCTTCGGTATAAATCAGCAAAAGCTGATGTTGGGCTTTAAAGAGCGTTACAATATGACGGTGTATTCTTATGTAAAAAGGCTCAAAATGGAAAAAGCCTTGCAGCTTTTGCAGGATAAAAATCTTTTGATTGGAGATATTGCCCGTCTTTCCGGCTATAAGGGAGAGGGGCATTTTCAACAAGTGTTTCGGGAAGTTTACGGTCTTACACCTCATAAAATGCGAAAAGAATTATTTAAATAA
- a CDS encoding MATE family efflux transporter, which translates to MENEKQKEFILNENLWKVIFDLAWPAIIAMILLGANNVLDGIFVGHFAEDGSLAGISVAMPPIITIIGLGILVGSGAGTLLSIAIGAEDIKVQKKILGNVNFLVLILSVIVMSLGFLFSEQTLFLMGGRDKALIYGGEYYRTLLWGTPIWIYAIALNNLIRSEGKMKTAAAIMGISLIVNGCANYILMVVFNFGVKGAAAGTNIGMAVQAVIGAVYFAKKNTDYPASAFTIRIEGEIISKIISMGLAGFIMQFMGTVQMLLVLNVLNHYGSQEDIAFYGIVTRIFSFLLQPLGGFMFALSPIIGINFGADKIERLISAFKKFVFAALVLIAPFWILMLIFPQAAISLMMKTPGISTQNISYFRIYMALLPVMPLVFFALAFFPAVNKGKISAILGILQQIIFYLPVMLILPIFAGVSGIYYGTLLIEIVSVIPIFILLLREFRLLRAGVTKWQKNEEKPINK; encoded by the coding sequence ATGGAAAACGAAAAACAAAAAGAATTTATATTGAACGAAAACTTGTGGAAGGTTATCTTCGATCTTGCATGGCCTGCAATTATTGCAATGATTTTACTTGGAGCAAACAATGTGCTTGACGGAATCTTCGTAGGTCATTTTGCCGAAGATGGAAGTCTTGCAGGCATCTCGGTCGCAATGCCTCCAATTATAACAATAATAGGTTTAGGAATTCTCGTAGGATCAGGAGCCGGAACTCTTTTAAGTATTGCAATAGGTGCGGAAGATATAAAAGTTCAAAAAAAGATTTTAGGTAATGTCAATTTTTTAGTGCTTATACTCAGCGTGATTGTAATGTCCTTAGGTTTTCTATTTTCGGAACAAACTCTTTTTTTAATGGGAGGAAGAGACAAGGCCTTAATATACGGCGGAGAATATTACCGCACACTTTTATGGGGCACACCGATTTGGATATACGCAATTGCTCTTAATAACCTTATCCGATCGGAAGGCAAGATGAAAACGGCTGCCGCAATTATGGGAATAAGTTTAATTGTAAACGGATGTGCAAACTACATATTAATGGTTGTATTTAATTTCGGCGTAAAGGGAGCAGCCGCCGGAACAAATATAGGCATGGCAGTTCAGGCCGTTATCGGAGCCGTTTATTTTGCAAAGAAAAATACTGATTATCCTGCTTCAGCATTTACAATCAGAATTGAAGGAGAAATTATATCTAAGATTATTTCGATGGGGCTGGCAGGTTTTATAATGCAGTTTATGGGAACAGTTCAGATGCTTTTAGTTTTAAATGTATTAAACCACTACGGATCACAAGAAGACATTGCATTCTATGGAATTGTTACACGTATTTTTTCTTTCCTATTACAACCGCTAGGAGGCTTTATGTTTGCTCTCTCCCCCATAATAGGAATAAACTTCGGAGCAGATAAGATAGAGCGTCTTATTTCAGCCTTTAAAAAATTTGTATTTGCAGCTCTTGTTTTGATAGCTCCATTCTGGATTTTAATGCTGATTTTTCCGCAAGCTGCAATTTCATTGATGATGAAAACACCCGGTATAAGCACTCAAAATATTTCATATTTTAGAATTTATATGGCCCTCCTGCCGGTCATGCCCTTAGTTTTTTTTGCTCTCGCCTTTTTTCCTGCAGTAAACAAAGGAAAGATCAGTGCAATATTGGGAATTTTGCAGCAGATCATATTTTATCTTCCCGTCATGCTGATTCTTCCTATATTTGCAGGCGTTTCGGGCATTTATTACGGCACACTTCTAATCGAAATAGTGAGCGTAATTCCCATTTTTATATTGCTGCTAAGAGAATTCCGCCTTTTAAGAGCCGGAGTAACTAAATGGCAAAAAAATGAAGAAAAACCTATTAACAAGTAA